In the genome of Mycobacterium kansasii ATCC 12478, one region contains:
- a CDS encoding PPE family protein — MSFLVLPPELNSALMFSGAGSGPLLDAAAAWEGLASDLGTAASSFSSVTSGLAGQAWQGPASQAMAAAAAPYSGWLNAAAVQAAGAAGQARAVVSAFEAAQAATVQPVMVALNRNSLVQMVLSNWFGLNAPAIAQLEADYEAMWAQDVSAMSGYYSGASAAAARLLPAQSLQDLLAALPNLGIGNIGSANLGNGNNGSVNAGNGNTGNQNLGSGNKGSFNIGSGNSGNANFGSGNIGNDNIGFGNTGDPSTSSNPGANFGIGNTGNGNFGVGNSGNLNVGGGNTGNGNLGFGLSGSNLIGFGNAYYNSATGQFTFAGLNSGVGNFGIGNSGTNNIGFFNSGHHNVGIFNSGTNPYSANAFTNIGFGNSGFFNFGFGNSGTGNTGVGNAGIVDTGFGNSGVQDTGFGNGGSFNTGFWNSGDTNTGIGNSGNTNTGFWNSGNVNTGLGATTDTGLTNSGFSNIGVGMSGFFNTAAGGTTNHNISGVFNTATGAITNGNSSGFGNTGVPGIIFGPALSGGNSGLFNNGTFKSGFFNLTGLFA; from the coding sequence ATGAGCTTTTTGGTATTGCCGCCGGAGCTTAATTCGGCTCTGATGTTCTCGGGTGCGGGCTCGGGCCCGTTGTTGGATGCGGCTGCGGCCTGGGAAGGGTTGGCTTCGGACCTGGGAACCGCGGCGTCCTCCTTTTCGTCGGTGACGTCGGGCCTGGCCGGCCAGGCGTGGCAGGGCCCGGCGTCTCAGGCGATGGCGGCGGCGGCCGCCCCGTACTCGGGGTGGTTGAATGCGGCGGCGGTGCAGGCCGCTGGCGCGGCCGGGCAGGCCCGGGCGGTGGTGAGCGCCTTTGAGGCCGCACAAGCGGCCACGGTGCAGCCGGTCATGGTGGCGCTCAACCGCAATTCGCTGGTGCAAATGGTGCTGTCGAATTGGTTCGGCCTCAACGCCCCGGCGATCGCCCAATTGGAGGCCGACTACGAGGCGATGTGGGCCCAGGATGTGTCGGCGATGTCGGGCTACTACTCCGGGGCGTCGGCGGCGGCCGCGCGGTTGTTGCCCGCGCAGAGTCTGCAGGACCTGCTGGCGGCCCTGCCCAACTTGGGCATCGGCAACATCGGCAGTGCCAACCTGGGCAACGGCAACAACGGCAGCGTCAACGCCGGTAATGGAAACACCGGCAACCAGAACCTGGGCAGTGGGAACAAAGGCAGCTTCAACATCGGCAGCGGGAACAGCGGCAACGCAAACTTCGGCAGCGGAAACATCGGCAACGACAACATCGGCTTCGGAAACACCGGCGACCCGAGCACCAGTTCCAACCCGGGCGCTAACTTTGGCATAGGTAACACCGGCAACGGAAACTTCGGTGTCGGAAACAGCGGCAACCTCAACGTCGGAGGCGGGAACACCGGCAACGGAAACCTCGGCTTCGGACTTAGCGGCAGCAATCTGATCGGTTTCGGGAATGCGTACTACAACTCGGCGACTGGTCAGTTCACTTTCGCAGGGCTGAACTCAGGCGTCGGTAACTTCGGAATCGGGAACTCGGGCACCAACAACATCGGCTTCTTCAACTCGGGCCACCACAATGTTGGCATCTTCAATTCGGGCACGAATCCATATTCGGCGAACGCATTCACCAACATCGGCTTCGGCAACTCCGGTTTTTTCAACTTCGGCTTCGGAAACTCCGGCACCGGAAACACCGGCGTCGGGAATGCGGGCATCGTCGACACCGGCTTCGGGAACTCGGGGGTGCAGGACACCGGCTTCGGAAACGGCGGCTCATTCAACACGGGCTTCTGGAATTCCGGTGACACAAACACGGGCATCGGAAATTCGGGAAACACAAACACCGGCTTCTGGAATTCGGGCAACGTGAACACGGGCTTAGGGGCTACCACCGACACCGGCCTGACTAACTCGGGCTTCAGCAACATCGGTGTCGGGATGTCGGGCTTCTTCAACACGGCCGCCGGTGGCACGACGAACCACAACATCTCGGGCGTTTTCAACACCGCTACCGGTGCTATCACCAACGGCAATAGCTCCGGCTTTGGCAACACCGGCGTCCCCGGCATTATCTTCGGCCCTGCCCTCAGTGGCGGCAACTCGGGCTTGTTCAACAACGGCACCTTCAAATCGGGCTTCTTCAATCTCACCGGCCTGTTTGCGTAA
- a CDS encoding LLM class F420-dependent oxidoreductase — protein sequence MTSAVHPDLPIRIGVQLQPQHAPHYGDIRDAVRRCEDIGVDIAFNWDHFFPLYGAPDGAHFECWTMLGAWAEQTSRIQIGALVTCNSYRNPELLADMARTVDHISDGRLVLGIGSGWKQKDYDEYGYEFGTAGSRLDDLAAALPRIKARLAKLNPPPTRDIPVLIGGGGERKTLRLVAEHADMWHSFTAADEFEAKAAVLNRHCADVGRDPAAIERSAAVTGGIADAEALVRLGVTLLTVGCDGPDYDLTAAEQLCRWRDGH from the coding sequence ATGACCTCAGCCGTGCATCCCGATCTACCCATCCGCATCGGCGTGCAGCTCCAGCCGCAACACGCCCCGCACTACGGCGATATCCGCGACGCCGTCCGCCGCTGTGAGGACATCGGTGTCGACATAGCCTTCAACTGGGACCACTTCTTCCCACTGTATGGCGCTCCCGACGGTGCGCACTTCGAGTGCTGGACCATGCTCGGGGCGTGGGCCGAGCAGACGTCACGCATCCAGATCGGCGCCCTGGTGACCTGCAACTCCTACCGCAATCCGGAGCTGCTGGCCGACATGGCCCGTACGGTCGACCACATTTCGGACGGCCGACTTGTGCTGGGCATCGGTTCAGGCTGGAAACAAAAGGACTACGACGAATACGGCTACGAATTCGGCACCGCCGGCAGTCGCCTCGACGACCTGGCCGCCGCACTCCCGCGAATCAAGGCCCGACTCGCAAAACTGAATCCACCACCCACCCGTGATATCCCGGTGTTGATCGGAGGCGGCGGCGAACGCAAGACGCTGCGATTGGTGGCCGAACACGCCGACATGTGGCACAGCTTCACCGCCGCCGACGAATTCGAAGCGAAGGCCGCAGTGCTCAATCGGCACTGCGCCGACGTCGGCCGGGATCCGGCCGCCATCGAACGCTCGGCCGCCGTAACGGGCGGGATCGCTGACGCCGAAGCCCTCGTCCGGCTTGGGGTCACGCTGCTGACGGTCGGCTGCGACGGCCCCGATTACGACCTGACCGCCGCCGAGCAGCTCTGCAGATGGCGAGACGGTCATTAG
- a CDS encoding alpha/beta fold hydrolase yields MTEISDDELTGLSEFDLLAENAEQAGATGPLPAVERVEADTAGGRISALRWGGSAPRVVFLHGGGQNAHTWDTVIVGLGEPALAVDLPGHGHSGWREDGDYSPQHNADALAPVLRGLAPAAEFVVGMSLGGLTAIRLGAVAPELVDELVVIDVTPSALQRHAEMTADQRGTVALMHGEREFPSFQAMLDVTTAAAPHREVKALRRGVFHNSRRLDNGNWTWRYDAIRSFPDFASLWDDVDALSAPITLVRGGNSGFVSDEDVAELARRATHFRGAHVVADSGHSVQSDQPRALVDILRGVLGRR; encoded by the coding sequence GTGACCGAGATTTCCGACGACGAACTGACCGGACTCTCCGAGTTCGATCTGCTGGCCGAAAACGCCGAGCAGGCCGGTGCTACCGGACCGCTGCCGGCAGTAGAGCGGGTGGAAGCCGACACCGCTGGCGGCAGAATCAGCGCGCTGCGCTGGGGCGGCTCGGCGCCGCGAGTGGTGTTCCTCCATGGCGGCGGCCAGAATGCGCATACCTGGGACACCGTGATCGTCGGCCTCGGCGAGCCGGCGCTGGCGGTAGATCTGCCGGGGCACGGTCATTCCGGTTGGCGCGAGGACGGCGACTATTCGCCGCAGCACAATGCCGACGCCCTGGCCCCGGTGCTGCGGGGGCTGGCACCGGCGGCCGAATTCGTCGTCGGGATGTCGCTGGGCGGGCTCACCGCGATCCGGCTGGGCGCGGTCGCCCCGGAGCTCGTCGACGAGCTCGTCGTCATCGACGTCACCCCGTCGGCGCTGCAGCGGCACGCCGAAATGACCGCCGACCAGCGCGGCACGGTGGCGCTGATGCACGGTGAGCGAGAATTCCCCAGCTTCCAGGCGATGCTGGATGTGACCACCGCCGCGGCGCCGCATCGCGAGGTGAAGGCGTTGCGCCGCGGCGTGTTCCACAACTCCCGCCGCCTCGACAACGGCAACTGGACCTGGCGCTACGACGCCATCCGCAGCTTCCCGGACTTCGCGAGTTTGTGGGACGACGTCGACGCCTTGTCGGCGCCCATAACTCTGGTGCGCGGCGGCAACTCAGGCTTCGTCAGCGACGAAGACGTTGCCGAACTCGCCCGGCGGGCAACACATTTCCGTGGCGCGCACGTCGTAGCGGATTCGGGCCACTCGGTGCAAAGCGACCAACCGCGCGCGCTCGTCGACATCCTGCGCGGAGTGTTGGGCAGACGCTGA
- a CDS encoding amino acid ABC transporter ATP-binding protein gives MTGDARRAPVSLAARDIHQALGGNAVLRGVDLDVPAGTTAAVIGPSGSGKSTLLRTLNRLHEPDSGDILLDGRSVLRDNPNELRQRIGMVFQHFNLFPHRSVLANVALAPRRLRGLSGDAARDMALGHLERVGLKHKADARPGMLSGGQQQRVAIARALAMAPQVMFFDEATSALDPEMVKDILALIADLGADGMTMVVVTHEMGFARSTSDAVVFMDHGKVVEAGPPEQIFEAAQTDRLQRFLAQVL, from the coding sequence GTGACGGGCGACGCCCGCCGGGCCCCGGTTTCGTTGGCGGCCAGGGATATTCACCAGGCGCTGGGTGGTAACGCCGTGCTGCGCGGCGTCGATCTCGACGTTCCCGCAGGCACCACCGCGGCGGTGATCGGCCCATCGGGCTCGGGCAAGTCGACGTTGCTTCGCACCCTCAACCGGTTGCACGAGCCGGACAGCGGCGACATCCTTCTCGACGGCCGATCGGTGTTGCGGGACAACCCCAACGAACTGCGCCAGCGGATCGGCATGGTGTTCCAGCACTTCAACCTCTTCCCGCACCGCAGCGTGCTCGCCAACGTGGCTCTGGCACCGCGCAGGTTGCGTGGGTTGTCCGGCGACGCGGCCCGGGATATGGCGCTGGGTCACTTGGAGCGAGTTGGCCTGAAACACAAGGCCGATGCCCGCCCCGGCATGCTGTCAGGCGGCCAACAGCAACGCGTTGCGATTGCACGCGCGCTGGCTATGGCACCACAGGTGATGTTCTTCGACGAGGCGACCTCTGCGCTGGATCCCGAAATGGTCAAGGACATCCTGGCACTAATCGCCGACCTCGGCGCCGACGGGATGACGATGGTGGTCGTCACCCACGAAATGGGCTTCGCCCGCTCGACATCGGATGCGGTCGTCTTCATGGATCACGGCAAGGTCGTGGAAGCCGGTCCCCCGGAGCAGATCTTCGAGGCTGCACAGACGGATCGACTGCAGCGGTTCCTGGCCCAGGTGCTTTAG
- a CDS encoding SDR family oxidoreductase, with amino-acid sequence MPTALITGASRGIGSAIATALAPTHTLLLAGRPSERLDAIAERLGATTFPIELADDSTIEASCEVVDELDVLVHNAGLSIPGHVADSHVDEWRATFAVNVFGAVALTLALLPALRQTRGQVIFINSGAGRNVSPGMASYSASKFALRAFAESLRADEPDLRVTTIFPGRTDTDMQRELVEFEGGNYDPTRFLRAETVAAVVANVVATPPDGHVHEVVVRPR; translated from the coding sequence ATGCCCACTGCACTCATCACCGGCGCCAGCCGCGGCATCGGCTCGGCGATTGCCACCGCCTTGGCACCGACACACACCCTGCTGCTGGCCGGCCGGCCCTCCGAGCGTCTCGACGCCATCGCGGAACGGTTGGGCGCCACCACTTTTCCGATCGAGCTGGCCGATGACAGCACGATCGAGGCCAGTTGCGAAGTGGTCGATGAACTCGACGTGCTGGTGCACAACGCCGGGTTGTCGATCCCCGGCCATGTCGCTGATTCGCACGTCGATGAGTGGCGCGCCACCTTTGCCGTGAACGTCTTTGGCGCGGTCGCACTTACGCTGGCGCTGTTGCCGGCATTACGGCAAACCCGTGGTCAGGTGATATTCATCAATTCTGGTGCCGGGCGCAATGTTTCGCCGGGTATGGCGTCCTACTCGGCCAGCAAGTTCGCCTTGCGGGCCTTCGCCGAATCGTTGCGCGCCGACGAGCCGGACCTACGGGTGACGACGATCTTCCCCGGCCGCACCGACACCGATATGCAGCGCGAACTGGTCGAGTTCGAAGGCGGCAACTACGATCCCACCAGGTTCCTGCGGGCCGAAACCGTCGCCGCGGTGGTCGCAAACGTGGTAGCCACCCCGCCCGATGGTCATGTCCACGAAGTGGTCGTCCGGCCCCGCTAG
- a CDS encoding GntR family transcriptional regulator, protein MPKKYGIKEKDQVVSHILDLILTGKLRSGDRVDRNEIAQGLGVSRVPIQEALVQLEHDGVVSTRYHRGAFVERFDEATVLEHHELDGLLNGIASARAAANPTPRILGQLDALMRSLRMSKEPRTFSEVAHEYRRTVNDEYAGPRLRASIRASQNLIPRAFWLTYQNGRDDMLSFYEDEHSAIHRRDPEAARAACIGRSQLMAHTMLAELFRRRVFTPHGGIGPDQIPVRLAMAPEPSAVGALAGTREPSSIML, encoded by the coding sequence ATGCCTAAGAAATATGGGATCAAGGAAAAAGACCAGGTCGTTTCGCACATCCTCGACCTGATTCTGACTGGCAAACTGCGCAGCGGCGACCGTGTCGACCGCAACGAAATCGCGCAGGGTTTGGGGGTCAGCCGCGTCCCGATACAAGAGGCACTGGTGCAACTCGAACACGACGGCGTCGTGTCGACTCGCTATCACCGCGGGGCGTTCGTCGAGCGGTTCGACGAAGCCACCGTCCTTGAACATCACGAGCTCGACGGCCTGCTCAACGGCATCGCCTCGGCCCGCGCCGCAGCCAACCCCACACCGCGGATTTTGGGCCAGCTCGACGCGCTGATGCGCTCGTTGCGTATGTCGAAGGAACCGCGGACTTTTTCCGAGGTCGCGCACGAATACCGGCGAACGGTCAACGACGAGTACGCGGGGCCGCGGCTGCGCGCCAGCATCCGTGCCTCGCAAAACCTGATTCCTCGTGCCTTTTGGCTGACCTACCAGAACGGCCGCGACGACATGCTGTCGTTCTACGAAGACGAGCACTCCGCAATACATCGGCGTGATCCGGAAGCCGCGCGGGCCGCCTGTATCGGGCGATCCCAGCTGATGGCGCACACGATGTTGGCCGAACTATTCCGGCGCCGGGTCTTCACGCCGCACGGCGGGATCGGGCCGGACCAGATTCCGGTACGCCTGGCCATGGCTCCGGAGCCATCGGCAGTCGGCGCTCTGGCCGGCACTCGCGAGCCGTCGTCGATCATGCTCTGA
- a CDS encoding MarR family winged helix-turn-helix transcriptional regulator, giving the protein MADSESIAPEVTELAEGLHRALSKLFSILRRGDPNGAVAGELTLAQLSILVTLLDRGPIRMTDLAAHERVRTPTTTVAIRRLEKIGLVKRSRDPSDLRAVLVDITPQGRAVHAESLANRHAALAAMLSQLPHSDLDTLTNALAPLERLASGEPATATADDAARKQA; this is encoded by the coding sequence ATGGCGGACAGCGAATCCATCGCACCTGAGGTGACGGAATTGGCGGAGGGTTTGCACCGCGCACTGTCCAAGCTGTTCTCGATCTTGCGCCGCGGGGATCCCAACGGCGCGGTTGCCGGTGAGTTGACGCTGGCGCAGCTGTCGATTCTGGTCACCTTGCTCGATCGGGGTCCCATCAGGATGACGGACCTGGCCGCACACGAACGGGTGCGGACCCCCACCACCACGGTGGCCATCCGCCGGCTGGAAAAGATCGGGCTGGTGAAGCGTTCCCGCGACCCGTCAGACCTGCGGGCCGTACTGGTCGACATCACGCCGCAGGGGCGGGCGGTGCACGCCGAGTCACTGGCCAACCGGCATGCCGCCCTCGCCGCGATGCTCAGCCAGCTCCCCCACTCCGACCTCGACACGCTGACGAACGCGCTGGCGCCGCTGGAACGCCTGGCCAGCGGGGAGCCGGCCACTGCCACCGCGGACGATGCTGCCCGCAAGCAGGCGTGA
- a CDS encoding ABC transporter substrate-binding protein/permease, producing MSPRVGARTRSGHRLSAAAATILILASLATAAPAAADRHQCAPAGVDSATVLPANLSRAGVAGADDDTDTTATVVPLSSIDVNALGLGTPGVLTVGTLSDAPPNVCINSTGRFTGFDNELLRAIAAKLGLHARFVGTDFSGLLAQVASRRFDVGSASVKATDARRRTVAFTNGYDFGYYSLVVPPGSAITSFTDLAAGQRIGVVQGTVEESYVVDTLHLQPVKYPDFATVYASLKTHQIDAWVAPANQAAAAMRPGDPAVTVANTFSTEDFVAYAVARDNPALVDALNSGLDAVIADGTWAKLYSDWVPRTLPPGWKPGSKAVAAPTLPDFAAIAASQHRKPVQPAAPKSTLAQLRDSFFDWDMYRQAIPALFHTGLPNTLILTVSASAIGLAIGMALAVAGISHKRWLRWPARVYTDIFRGLPEVVIILIIGLGVGPIVGGLTNNNPYPLGIAALGLMAGAYVGEILRSGIQSVDPGQLEAARALGFSYSAAMRLVVVPQGIRRVLPALVNQFIALLKASALVYFLGLVAKQRELFQIGRDLNAQTGNLSPLVAAGIFYLLLTIPLTHLVNYIDAKLRRGRARIDPQDPSEVVSSTIGQEMT from the coding sequence ATGAGTCCACGCGTGGGTGCCCGCACCAGAAGCGGGCACAGACTGTCGGCCGCGGCCGCGACAATACTGATCCTCGCTAGCCTGGCAACCGCCGCGCCCGCCGCGGCAGACCGGCATCAGTGCGCCCCCGCCGGTGTGGACAGTGCCACGGTTCTGCCCGCCAACCTGTCCAGGGCTGGCGTGGCGGGCGCCGACGACGACACCGACACCACCGCCACCGTCGTGCCGTTGAGCTCGATCGATGTCAACGCGTTGGGGCTGGGCACCCCCGGGGTGCTGACGGTGGGCACGCTCTCGGATGCCCCGCCGAACGTCTGCATCAACTCGACCGGACGGTTCACCGGCTTCGACAACGAGCTGTTGCGCGCCATTGCCGCCAAGCTTGGCCTGCATGCGCGCTTCGTCGGCACCGACTTCTCCGGGCTACTTGCCCAGGTGGCATCGCGACGTTTCGACGTCGGCTCGGCATCGGTGAAGGCCACCGATGCGCGCCGGCGCACGGTCGCTTTCACCAACGGCTACGACTTCGGCTACTACTCGCTGGTGGTGCCTCCCGGTTCGGCGATCACCAGTTTTACCGACCTCGCCGCCGGTCAGCGCATCGGCGTGGTCCAGGGCACGGTCGAGGAGTCCTACGTCGTCGACACCTTGCACCTGCAACCGGTGAAGTATCCCGACTTCGCCACCGTGTACGCCAGCCTGAAAACCCACCAGATCGACGCGTGGGTGGCCCCGGCGAATCAAGCAGCGGCGGCCATGCGGCCGGGCGATCCGGCGGTTACCGTCGCAAACACCTTCAGTACCGAGGACTTCGTGGCCTATGCGGTCGCCAGGGACAACCCCGCTCTCGTCGACGCCCTGAACTCGGGGCTGGACGCGGTGATCGCCGACGGAACCTGGGCGAAGCTCTACAGCGACTGGGTTCCCCGCACGTTGCCGCCCGGGTGGAAACCCGGCTCGAAAGCCGTCGCCGCCCCGACGCTGCCGGATTTCGCGGCGATCGCGGCCAGCCAGCACCGCAAGCCGGTCCAGCCGGCCGCACCAAAGTCGACCCTTGCGCAGCTTCGGGATTCCTTTTTCGACTGGGACATGTACCGCCAGGCCATCCCGGCGCTGTTCCACACCGGGCTGCCCAACACGCTGATCCTGACTGTCAGCGCCAGCGCAATAGGGCTGGCAATCGGGATGGCACTGGCGGTCGCCGGGATCTCGCACAAGCGCTGGCTGCGGTGGCCGGCGCGGGTGTACACCGATATCTTCCGCGGCCTGCCCGAGGTGGTGATCATCCTGATCATCGGGCTGGGCGTCGGCCCGATCGTGGGCGGGCTGACCAACAACAACCCCTACCCGTTGGGTATTGCCGCATTGGGGTTGATGGCCGGCGCCTACGTCGGCGAGATCCTGCGATCGGGAATCCAAAGCGTGGACCCCGGCCAGCTGGAGGCCGCCCGTGCCCTGGGTTTCAGCTATTCCGCGGCGATGCGACTGGTGGTGGTGCCGCAGGGGATACGGCGAGTGCTGCCGGCATTGGTCAACCAATTCATCGCGCTGCTGAAAGCCTCTGCCCTGGTGTACTTTCTGGGCCTGGTGGCCAAACAGCGCGAACTCTTCCAGATCGGCCGTGACCTCAACGCGCAGACCGGTAATCTGTCGCCGTTGGTGGCAGCGGGCATTTTCTACCTGCTGCTCACCATCCCGTTGACGCACCTGGTGAACTACATCGACGCCAAGCTTCGGCGCGGCCGCGCGAGGATCGACCCGCAGGATCCCTCCGAGGTGGTCAGCTCGACCATCGGTCAGGAGATGACGTGA
- the leuS gene encoding leucine--tRNA ligase: MTESPTTTPGSASGGTSSVRDAESDAPRYRYTAELAAGIERTWQDRWAREGTFNVPNPVGSLAAADGSPVPADKLFVQDMFPYPSGEGLHVGHPLGYIATDVFARYHRMKGNNVLHALGFDSFGLPAEQYAVQTGTHPRTRTEANIVNFRRQLGRLGLGHDSRRSFSTTDVEFYKWTQWIFLQIYNAWFDTAANKARPIAELCAEFDSGARTLDDGREWARLSAGEQADVIDSYRLVYRADSMVNWCPGLGTVLANEEVTADGRSDRGNFPVFRKRLRQWMMRITAYADRLLDDLDVLDWPEQVKTMQRNWIGRSTGAAALFSATIATGRRAGSRVDIEVFTTRPDTLFGATYLVLAPEHDLVDELVAVAWPDDVDPSWTYGAATPVDAVAAYRRAIAAKSDLERQESRDKTGVFLGSYAINPANGEPVPIFIADYVLAGYGTGAIMAVPGHDQRDWDFARAFGLPVVEVIAGGDISQSAHTGDGVLVNSGYLDGMNVSDAKQAITARLESEARGRARIEFKLRDWLFARQRYWGEPFPIVYDSDGRPHALDDAALPVELPEVADHSPVLFDPDDADSEPSPPLAKATEWVHVELDLGDGLKRYSRDTNVMPQWAGSSWYELRYTDPHNSERFCARENEAYWMGPRPGEHGPEDPGGVDLYVGGAEHAVLHLLYSRFWHKVLYDLGHVSSREPYRKLINQGYIQAFAYTDARGSYVPADQVVERDGRFFYPDSGGETEVFQEFGKIGKSLKNSISPDEICDAYGADTLRVYEMSMGPLEASRPWATKDVVGAHRFLQRVWRLVVEEDTGETRVVDGTELDTDTLRALHRTIAGVSEDYAALRNNTAAAKLIEYTNHLTKEHRDAVPHAAVEPLVLMLAPLAPHLAEELWLRLGHAVSLAHGPFPEADPAYLVDETVEYPVQVNGKVRGRIVVGAEADNQAVEAAALADEKVQAFLGGATPRKVIVVPGRLINLVV, encoded by the coding sequence GTGACCGAATCGCCGACCACGACGCCGGGCAGCGCCTCCGGTGGCACGTCCAGTGTCAGGGACGCGGAATCCGACGCGCCGCGGTACCGCTATACCGCAGAACTGGCGGCGGGGATAGAGCGGACCTGGCAGGACCGCTGGGCTCGCGAGGGGACGTTCAACGTGCCCAACCCGGTCGGATCATTGGCTGCCGCGGACGGTTCGCCGGTACCTGCGGACAAGCTCTTCGTCCAGGACATGTTTCCCTATCCCTCCGGCGAGGGATTGCACGTCGGTCATCCGCTGGGCTACATCGCGACCGATGTCTTCGCGCGGTACCACCGGATGAAGGGCAATAACGTACTGCACGCATTGGGGTTCGACTCCTTCGGGTTGCCCGCGGAGCAGTACGCCGTGCAAACCGGCACCCACCCGCGTACCCGGACCGAGGCCAACATCGTGAACTTCCGGCGGCAGCTGGGCCGGCTGGGTCTCGGCCACGACAGCCGTCGCAGCTTCTCGACCACCGACGTCGAGTTCTACAAGTGGACGCAATGGATCTTTCTGCAGATCTACAACGCGTGGTTCGACACCGCAGCCAACAAGGCCCGTCCGATTGCCGAGCTGTGTGCCGAATTCGATTCCGGTGCAAGAACTCTCGACGATGGGCGGGAGTGGGCCAGGTTGTCGGCGGGGGAACAGGCCGACGTCATCGACAGTTACCGACTGGTTTACCGGGCCGATTCGATGGTGAACTGGTGTCCGGGGCTGGGCACGGTGCTGGCCAACGAAGAGGTCACCGCCGACGGCCGCAGCGACCGGGGCAACTTCCCGGTGTTCCGCAAGCGGCTGCGGCAATGGATGATGCGCATCACCGCCTACGCCGACCGGTTGCTCGACGACCTCGACGTGCTGGACTGGCCGGAGCAGGTCAAGACCATGCAGCGCAACTGGATTGGTCGTTCGACGGGCGCGGCAGCGCTATTTTCGGCGACTATTGCGACGGGTCGCCGGGCCGGTTCGCGAGTTGATATCGAGGTGTTCACCACCCGGCCCGACACCTTGTTCGGCGCGACATACCTGGTGCTGGCTCCCGAGCATGACCTGGTCGACGAGTTGGTCGCCGTCGCCTGGCCCGACGACGTCGACCCGTCGTGGACCTACGGCGCCGCCACACCCGTGGACGCCGTCGCCGCCTACCGCCGTGCGATTGCGGCCAAGTCGGATCTGGAGCGTCAGGAAAGCCGCGACAAGACCGGCGTCTTCCTGGGTAGCTACGCGATCAACCCGGCCAACGGCGAACCGGTGCCGATCTTCATCGCCGACTATGTGCTGGCCGGGTACGGTACCGGGGCGATCATGGCGGTCCCGGGCCACGATCAGCGGGACTGGGACTTCGCCCGCGCGTTCGGCCTGCCGGTCGTGGAAGTCATTGCCGGCGGCGATATTTCGCAGTCCGCGCATACCGGCGACGGTGTCTTGGTGAACTCCGGCTACCTCGACGGGATGAACGTGAGCGACGCCAAACAGGCTATTACCGCGCGGCTGGAGTCCGAGGCCCGTGGCCGGGCCCGAATTGAATTCAAATTGCGGGATTGGCTTTTCGCGCGGCAACGGTATTGGGGTGAGCCCTTCCCGATCGTCTACGACAGCGACGGACGCCCGCATGCGCTCGACGACGCCGCGCTACCGGTGGAATTGCCAGAGGTGGCCGACCATTCACCGGTGCTGTTCGATCCCGACGACGCCGACAGCGAGCCGTCGCCGCCGCTGGCCAAGGCGACCGAGTGGGTCCATGTGGAGCTCGACCTCGGTGACGGCCTCAAGCGGTACAGTCGTGACACCAACGTGATGCCGCAATGGGCCGGAAGCTCATGGTATGAGCTGCGCTACACCGATCCGCATAATTCAGAGCGGTTCTGCGCCAGGGAAAATGAGGCGTACTGGATGGGCCCGCGGCCGGGCGAACACGGCCCGGAGGACCCCGGCGGCGTCGACTTGTACGTCGGTGGCGCCGAGCACGCGGTGCTGCATCTGCTGTATTCGCGGTTCTGGCACAAGGTCTTGTACGACCTGGGTCACGTGAGCTCAAGGGAGCCCTATCGCAAGCTCATCAATCAGGGCTACATTCAGGCCTTCGCCTACACCGACGCGCGCGGATCGTACGTGCCGGCAGATCAAGTGGTCGAACGCGACGGGCGCTTCTTCTACCCGGATTCCGGCGGCGAGACGGAGGTCTTCCAGGAATTCGGCAAAATCGGTAAGAGCCTGAAGAATTCGATATCACCCGACGAGATCTGCGACGCATACGGCGCGGACACGTTGCGGGTGTACGAGATGTCGATGGGCCCGCTGGAAGCGTCGCGTCCGTGGGCCACCAAGGACGTCGTCGGAGCTCACCGCTTTCTGCAACGAGTGTGGCGGCTGGTGGTCGAGGAGGACACCGGCGAGACGCGGGTGGTCGACGGGACGGAATTGGACACCGACACGCTGCGGGCACTGCACCGCACGATCGCGGGTGTGTCCGAAGACTATGCGGCACTCCGTAATAACACCGCGGCCGCCAAACTCATCGAATACACCAACCACCTCACCAAAGAGCATCGGGACGCGGTGCCGCACGCGGCGGTCGAGCCATTGGTGTTGATGCTGGCTCCGTTGGCTCCGCATCTGGCTGAGGAGCTGTGGCTGCGGCTGGGCCACGCCGTCTCGTTAGCGCACGGTCCCTTCCCCGAGGCAGATCCGGCATACCTTGTCGACGAGACCGTCGAATACCCGGTGCAGGTCAACGGCAAAGTGCGTGGCCGGATCGTGGTGGGCGCCGAGGCGGACAACCAGGCGGTCGAAGCCGCCGCGCTGGCCGACGAAAAGGTGCAGGCGTTCCTGGGCGGAGCCACGCCCCGCAAGGTGATCGTGGTTCCGGGCCGGCTGATCAACCTGGTGGTCTGA